A genome region from Pygocentrus nattereri isolate fPygNat1 chromosome 6, fPygNat1.pri, whole genome shotgun sequence includes the following:
- the LOC108412969 gene encoding hemopexin-like translates to MRLLAQTLSVCLALSLSLAAPSLFDGPKPADHHVMEKHHDAKIDRCQGVEFDAIVPDEHGVTFFFKGDHMWTGFHGDAALLNHTYKELSHTNAAFRMHHPDSADHDHVFFFQGDKVFSYYQHKLEEGYPKNIPEVFPGIPNHLDAAVECPKGECVADSVLFFKDNKVYQFDTRNKEVMLRQWSHLPNCTAAMRWLEHYYCFHGHNFTRFHPVTGAIVGNYPKDTRNYFMRCAKFGHGSNDTERERCSHVHLDAITSDDLGKAYAFRGNFYLRLSDRQTDGWHAFPISSTWKEIEGDVDAAFSYDGKLYIIKGEQLFIYKSGADYALIEGNPKPLKDELGIEGPIDAAFVCGDHDVVHVIKGRKMYDINLNATPRTVQKDALLPFPRVDAGMCGPDGVKVFVGAHYFRYKSPMLLSHSRIRPHPQRISLELLGCDH, encoded by the exons ATGAGGCTGCTCGCCCAAACCCTCAGCGTTTGCCTGGCCCTCTCTCTCAGCCTGGCAGCTCCGTCACT atTTGATGGTCCTAAACCAGCAG ATCACCATGTTATGGAGAAACACCATGATGCCAAAATAGACCGCTGTCAGGGTGTTGAGTTTGATGCCATTGTTCCTGATGAGCACGGAGTCACCTTCTTCTTTAAAG GTGACCACATGTGGACTGGATTTCATGGAGACGCTGCGCTGTTAAACCACACATATAAGGAGCTGAGCCACACAAACGCAGCGTTCCGCATGCACCACCCAGATAGCGCTGACCATGACCATGTCTTCTTCTTCCAG GGTGATAAAGTGTTTAGTTATTATCAGCACAAGTTAGAAGAGGGCTATCCCAAAAATATTCCTGAGGTTTTCCCTGGCATCCCCAATCACCTGGACGCAGCAGTGGAATGCCCCAAGGGAGAGTGTGTGGCTGATTCTGTTCTATTCTTCAAGG ATAACAAGGTGTACCAGTTTGACACCAGGAATAAGGAGGTGATGTTGAGGCAGTGGTCTCACCTGCCTAACTGCACGGCAGCCATGCGCTGGCTGGAGCACTACTATTGCTTCCACGGACACAACTTCACCCGCTTTCACCCAGTGACCGGCGCTATAGTGGGCAACTACCCCAAAGACACCCGGAACTACTTTATGCGCTGTGCCAAATTTG GCCATGGCAGTAATGACACAGAGAGGGAACGCTGCAGCCATGTGCACTTGGATGCCATCACCTCTGATGACCTTGGAAAAGCCTATGCTTTTagag GAAACTTCTACCTGCGATTGAGTGATCGTCAGACTGATGGCTGGCATGCCTTTCCAATAAGCAGCACCTGGAAGGAAATTGAGGGTGATGTGGATGCAGCGTTCTCATATGATGGCAAGCTTTACATCATCAAG GGAGAGCAGTTATTCATCTATAAGTCTGGAGCAGACTATGCCCTTATTGAAGGCAACCCCAAACCTCTCAAGGATGAGCTAGGTATCGAGGGCCCTATAGATGCTGCATTTGTTTGCGGAGACCATGATGTTGTACATGTTATCAAAG GTCGGAAAATGTATGACATTAACCTCAATGCCACACCGCGAACTGTGCAGAAGGATGCCCTACTGCCCTTCCCTAGGGTGGATGCGGGGATGTGCGGCCCAGACGGGGTGAAAGTGTTTGTGGGGGCTCATTACTTTCGGTACAAAAGCCCC